A window from Bufo bufo chromosome 1, aBufBuf1.1, whole genome shotgun sequence encodes these proteins:
- the ETFRF1 gene encoding electron transfer flavoprotein regulatory factor 1, translated as MASPLRGEVVKLYKNLLFLGREYPKGEVFFKERLKKAFMKNKDVSDPEKIRELIARGEFVIKEVEALYYLRKYRAMKQRYYEDSPGS; from the exons ATGGCCAGTCCATTGCGAGGAGAGGTCGTGAAGCTGTACAAGAAT CTTCTCTTCTTGGGACGGGAATACCCAAAAGGCGAAGTTTTCTTCAAGGAACGGTTGAAGAAAGCCTTCATGAAGAATAAAGACGTCAGCGACCCTGAGAAGATCCGGGAGCTCATCGCTCGGGGGGAATTTGTCATTAAAGAGGTGGAAGCGTTATATTATCTGCGCAAGTACCGGGCAATGAAGCAGCGATATTACGAGGACAGCCCAGGGTCCTAG